A section of the Labrus mixtus chromosome 15, fLabMix1.1, whole genome shotgun sequence genome encodes:
- the clcn6 gene encoding H(+)/Cl(-) exchange transporter 6 yields MACCGNCFCCQCCCREGETRTPEELTILGEIREEEDEILPRKDYESLDYDRCINEPYVEVLEGMDNKKARKYEAVRWLMVFAIGVTVGLVGLFVDFFVRLFTKVKLSLVADSVEKCTDKGCLALSLLELLSINMTFIFIASVLVLIEPVAAGSGIPEIKSYLNGVKIPGIVRLRTFLCKASGVLFSVAGGLFVGKEGPMIHSGAIVGAGLPQFQSITFKRIRFDFPYFRSDRDKRDFVSAGAAAGVAAAFGAPIGGTLFSLEEGSSFWNQALTWKVLFCSMSATFTLNFFRSGINFNKWGSFQLPGLLNFGEFKCSDGDKNCHLWTVVDLAFFVLMGVVGGLLGALFNCLNKSLSKYRIKHIHPKAKFIRVLESLLVSMVTTMVIFAASLLLGECRDLSTPTTHNSTLSGVEDINSTIRQFFCTNKTYNDMATLFFNPQEAAIHQLFHQDGTFSPVTLSVFFLLYFLLACWTYGVSVPSGLFVPSLLCGAAFGRLVANILKVKLGMDIYAGTFALIGAASFLGGVVRMTISLTVILIESTNEITYGLPIMITLMVAKWTGDFFNKGIYDIHIQLRGVPLLEWETEVEMDKLTASDIMETNLTYVYPHTRVQSLVSILRTTVYHAFPVVTENRQNERDFMKGNILVSNNIRFKKSSVMSRAGEQRRRCQSMKSYPSSELRNVCDEQNAAAEPAEEGEDLLQQMLERRHAPYPNLYPDQSPSEEWTMEERFRPLTFHGLILRSQLVNLLIRGVCYTESQSSATQPRLSFAEMTEDYPRYPDIHDLDLALLNPRMIVDVTPYMNPCPYTVSPNTRISQVFNLFRTMGLRHLPVVNAVGEIVGIITRHNLTHEFLVAKLRQHYITI; encoded by the exons ATGGCGTGTTGTGgaaactgtttttgttgccaaTGTTGCTGTCGAGAAGGAGAGACGCGGACACCGGAGGAACTG ACAATCCTGGGAGAGATCCGCGAAGAAGAAGATGAGATCCTACCCAGAAAAGACTACGAG AGTTTGGATTATGACCGCTGTATCAACGAGCCCTATGTGGAGGTTCTGGAGGGGATGGACAACAAG AAAGCCAGAAAGTATGAAGCGGTGCGGTGGCTGATGGTGTTTGCTATCGGCGTCACAGTCGGCCTG GTGGGCTTGTTTGTGGATTTCTTCGTTCGTCTCTTCACCAAAGTCAAGTTGTCTTTGGTGGCTGATT CTGTGGAGAAGTGCACAGATAAAGGCTGcctcgctctgtctctgctggAGCTCCTGTCCATCAACATGACCTTCATCTTCATCGCCAGTGTGCTCGTCCTCATCGAG CCCGTAGCAGCAGGTTCGGGGATCCCAGAAATCAAAAGCTACCTGAACGGAGTAAAGATTCCCGGAATCGTCCGGCTAAGAACGTTTCTCTGCAAAGCTTCTGGAGTCCTGTTCAGTGTGGCCGGAG GTCTGTTTGTGGGGAAAGAAGGTCCGATGATTCACAGTGGAGCCATCGTGGGAGCTGGTCTTCCTCAG TTTCAGAGCATCACTTTCAAGAGGATCCGGTTTGATTTCCCGTACTTCCGCAGCGACAG ggacAAGCGGGACTTTGTGTCGGCGGGCGCTGCTGCCGGAGTCGCTGCCGCCTTTGGAGCTCCTATTGGAGGAACCCTCTTCAGTCTGGAGGAGGGCTCGTCGTTCTGGAACCAGGCGCTCACCTGGAAAGTG ctcTTCTGCTCCATGTCGGCGACTTTCACTCTCAACTTCTTCCGTTCAGGGATCAACTTCAACAAGTGGGGCTCCTTCCAGCTGCCCGGTTTGCTCAACTTCGGAGAGTTCAAG TGCTCCGATGGAGATAAGAACTGCCACCTGTGGACGGTGGTGGACCTGGCCTTCTTTGTCCTGATGGGGGTGGTGGGTGGCCTGCTGGGGGCGCTCTTCAACTGCTTGAACAAGAGTCTGTCCAAGTATCGAATCAAACACATTCACCCCAAGGCCAAGTTCATCAG GGTCCTAGAGAGTCTgcttgtttccatggtgacaaCAATGGTGATATTTGCAGCGTCCCTGTTGTTGGGCGAGTGTCGTGACCTGTCCACACCGACGACCCATAACAGCACA CTGTCAGGGGTTGAAGACATCAACTCGACCATCCGCCAGTTCTTCTGCACCAACAAAACGTACAACGACATGGCCACGCTGTTCTTCAACCCGCAGGAGGCGGCGATCCACCAGCTCTTCCACCAGGACG gtaccttcagccctGTGACTCTGtccgtcttcttcctgctctacttcctgttggcGTGTTGGACGTATGGTGTGTCTGTTCCCAGCGGCCTGTTCgtcccctctctgctctgtggggCCGCCTTTGGACGTCTGGTCGCCAACATCCTCAAAGT GAAACTGGGGATGGACATCTACGCCGGGACCTTCGCCCTCATCGGAGCCGCCTCCTTCCTTGGGGGCGTGGTCAGAATGACCATCAGTCTGACCGTCATCCTCATTGAATCCACCAATGAGATCACATACGGGCTGCCTATCATGATTACTCTAATG GTTGCAAAGTGGACCGGAGATTTCTTCAATAAGGGGATCTATGACATCCACATCCAGCTGAGAGGAGTTCCCCTGCTGGAGTGGGAGACGGAGGTCGAGATGGACAA GCTGACAGCCAGCGACATCATGGAGACAAACCTGACCTACGTGTACCCCCACACCCGGGTCCAGTCTTTGGTCAGCATCCTGCGGACCACCGTCTACCACGCCTTCCCCGTGGTCACCGAGAACCGGCAGAACGAGCGAGACTTCATGAAGGGAAACATCCTGGTCAGCAACAACATCAGATTCAAG AAATCCAGCGTGATGTCCCGCGCAGGAGAACAGCGGCGGCGCTGTCAGTCCATGAAGTCGTACCCGTCCAGCGAGCTGAGAAACGTTTGTGACGAGCAGAACGCCGCTGCAGAGCCGGCAGAGGAGGGCGAGGACctgctgcagcagatgttagagaggag ACACGCTCCCTATCCAAACCTGTACCCGGACCAGTCCCCCAGCGAGGAGTGGACCATGGAGGAGCGCTTCAGACCCCTCACCTTCCACGGCCTCATCCTGCGCTCGCAGCTCGTCAACCTGCTCATCAGAGGGGTCTGCTACACCGAGAGCCAGTCG AGCGCCACTCAGCCCAGGCTGTCCTTCGCAGAGATGACCGAAGATTACCCACGATACCCTGACATCCACGACTTGGACCTTGCCTTGCTAAACCCCCGCATGATAGTG GACGTCACCCCCTACATGAACCCGTGTCCGTACACAGTGTCACCAAACACCCGCATCTCCCAGGTGTTCAACCTGTTCAGGACCATGGGCCTGAGACATTTACCCGTGGTCAATGCAGTCGGAGAG ATTGTCGGGATCATCACGAGACATAATTTAACCCACGAGTTCCTGGTGGCCAAACTGAGACAACACTACATCACCATCTGA